The region GGATGGTCGAGATGGTGACCGGCGAGAAGACCACCCTGGAGGCGATGGGCGGGGCGCGGGTGCACTGCGCCGAGTCGGGCGTCGGGCACTTCCTCTGCAAGACCGAGGCCGACGCGCTGGACGTGGTCAAGAGCTACCTGTCCTACCTGCCGGCCAACTGGACCCAGTCGCCGCCGTCCGCCCCGGCGGTCGACGCACCGGCCAAGGTGGACCTGGCCAGCCTCGTACCGGCCAGCGAGCGGCAGGCGTTCGACATGCGCCGGTACGTCAAGGGCCTGCTCGACGAGGGGTCCTTCCTGGAGATCCAGGCGCTCTGGGCCAAGGAGCTGACGATCGGGTTCGGGCGGCTCAACGGCGAGGTCGTCGGCGTGGTCGCCAACAACTCGATGTTCAAGGGTGGGGTGCTCTTCGTCGACTCGGCCGACAAGGCGACCCGGTTCGTGCAGCTCTGCGACGCGTTCAACGTGCCGCTGCTCTTCCTCTCCGATGTGCCCGGGTTCATGGTCGGTACGACGGTGGAGAAGCAGGGCATCATCCGACACGGCGCAAAGATGATCACGGCGATCTCCGAGGCGACCGTACCCAAGATCTGTGTGGTGGTGCGCAAGGCGTACGGTGCCGGCCTCTACGCGATGGCCGGTCCCGGCTTCGAGCCGGACGCGACGATCGCGCTGCCCACGGCGAAGATCGCGGTGATGGGCGCGGAGGCCGCCGTCAACGCGGTCTACGCCAACAAGATCGCAGCGATCGCCGACCCCGACGAGCGCGCCGCCTTCGTCGCCGCCCGCCGCGAGGAGTACGAGCGCGACATCGACATCGTGCGACTGGCCAGCGAACTGGTGATCGACGCGATCGTCGAGCCGCACGAACTGCGGGCCGAACTGGTCCGGCGGTTCACGGCCGCACGCGGTAAGGAGCGGCACTTCTCCCGGCGTCGGCACGGCGTCACGCCGGTCTAGCACCGCCCCGGTGGGAAGCCATCCCGGCGACCTGGCCAGCCTGGCCCGATCAACAGACCACCCGTCCCCGTCCCCGTCCTCGACGTCACAAGCGTTCCCGGCGGATCCACGGCTAGGAGACAGAGATATGGACTTCCGGCTCAACGAAGAGCACGAGGCGCTGCGGCAGAGCGTGCGGGACTTCGCCCGCGAGGTGGTCGCACCGGTCGCCGCCGAGCACTACGAGCAGCACACCTTCCCGTACGAGGTGGTCCGGCAGATGGGCAAGATGGGGCTCTTCGGCCTGCCCTTCCCAGAGGAGCACGGCGGCATGGGCGGCGACTATTTCGCGCTCTGCCTGGCGCTGGAGGAGCTGGCCCGGATCGACTCCAGTGTGGCGATCACCCTGGAGGCGGCGGTTTCGCTGGGCATCATGCCGATCTACCGGTTCGGTACGCCGGCACAGCAGGCACAGTGGCTCCCGAAGCTGATCAGTGGCGAGGCGGTGGCCGGTTTCGGGCTGACCGAGCCGGGCACCGGATCGGATGCCGGCGGCACCCAGACCCGGGCCGTCCTGGACGGCGACCACTGGGTGATCAACGGATCGAAGGCGTTCATCACCAACTCGGGTACCGACATCACGTCGCTGGTCACCGTCACCGCCGTCACCGGCACCCGCCCGGACGGTGGTAAGGAGATCTCCACGATCATCGTGCCGTCCGGTACACCCGGTTTCACGGTGGCGCCCGGCTACTCCAAGGTGGGCTGGTGCGCGTCGGACACCCACGAGCTGACCTTCGAGGACTGTCGCGTGCCGGCCGAGAACCTGCTCGGTGAGCGGGGTCGGGGCTTCGCCCAGTTCCTGCGGATCCTCGACGAGGGGCGGATCGCCATCGCCGCCCTCGCGGTCGGCCTCGCCCAGGGCTGTGTCGACGAGTCGATCCGGTACGCCAAGGAGCGGCACGCCTTCGGCCAGCCGATCGGCAACTACCAGGCGATCCAGTTCAAGATCGCTGATATGGAGCTGAAGGCGCACACGGCCCGGCTCGCGTACTACGACGCGGCGGCCCGGATGCTGGCCGGTGCGGACTTCAAGCGGCAGGCCGCCATCGCGAAGCTGCACGCCAGCACCGTCGCGGTGGACAACGCCCGGGAGGCGACCCAGATCCACGGCGGGTACGGCTTCATGAACGAGTTCGCGGTCGGCCGCTTCTGGCGGGACTCGAAGATCCTGGAGATCGGCGAGGGCACGTCGGAGGTACAGCGGATGATCATCGCACGCGATCTGGGGCTCTAGTCGGGGCCGACGACCGGCAAAAATGGTTCGTTCCGGGGGCGTAGCGCCGGCATGATCGCTGACATGTCGATCAGCACCCACATCAAGATCAGCCTCGCCGAGAAGCCCACGCTGACCGGAGAGCTGGTCCTGCTGCGGCCGGTGGAGGCGGCCGACGTGCCGGGCCTGGTCGAGCTGGTCTCCGACCCGGAGGTGGGCCGCCTGACCGGCTCACATGCGTCGTTCAACATCGAGGCGTTGGAGCAGTGGTACGCGACTCGGGCCGACCACGACGATCGGCTCGACCTCGCGATCGTCGAGCGCGCCACCGGCGGGTACGTCGGTGAGGTGGTCCTCAACGAGTTCGACGTGGACAACCTGTCGTGCTCCCTGCGGATCGCGCTGGTCGGGACTCGTGCGTTTGGCCGGGGATTCGGCAGCGAGGCGATCCGGCTGATCCTGGGGCACGCGTTCGAGACGGTCGGGCTTCACCGGGTCTCGCTGGAGGTCTACGACTTCAATCCGCGCGCTCGGCACGTCTACGAGAAGATCGGTTTCGTACACGAGGGCACCCGGCGGCAGGCGCTGCGCTGGGAGGACGCCTGGGTCGACGCACACGACATGGCCATCCTGGCCCACGAGTGGGCCAAGCACCAGGGGCACCCAGACCGCTGCGGTTAGTGGGTCCGGCTGACCGATAGCTGACTGCCCGTCGGCTCCGCCGGTGTTTGCATGTCCGGCATAGGCGACCGTGCGGACGCCGTGGCGGAGGTCGGGCATGTTCGCTGGGATCGGGCGGGCGATGTTCCGCTGGCGGTGGCCGGTGCTGGGCGGCTGGCTCATCCTCACTGCCC is a window of Micromonospora polyrhachis DNA encoding:
- a CDS encoding acyl-CoA carboxylase subunit beta, with the protein product MTLDSETLEQLRKRVRAGGAEKYHAANAAKGKLFARERIALLVDEGSFVEDGLLANATADGLPADGVVTGTATIDGRPVCLMANDSTVKAGSWGARTVEKIIRIIERAYAAGQPMVYLVDSAGARITDQVDLFPGRRGAGKIFWNQVRASGSIPQVCALFGPSAAGGAYIPAFCDVVAMVDGNASMYLGSDRMVEMVTGEKTTLEAMGGARVHCAESGVGHFLCKTEADALDVVKSYLSYLPANWTQSPPSAPAVDAPAKVDLASLVPASERQAFDMRRYVKGLLDEGSFLEIQALWAKELTIGFGRLNGEVVGVVANNSMFKGGVLFVDSADKATRFVQLCDAFNVPLLFLSDVPGFMVGTTVEKQGIIRHGAKMITAISEATVPKICVVVRKAYGAGLYAMAGPGFEPDATIALPTAKIAVMGAEAAVNAVYANKIAAIADPDERAAFVAARREEYERDIDIVRLASELVIDAIVEPHELRAELVRRFTAARGKERHFSRRRHGVTPV
- a CDS encoding acyl-CoA dehydrogenase family protein, coding for MDFRLNEEHEALRQSVRDFAREVVAPVAAEHYEQHTFPYEVVRQMGKMGLFGLPFPEEHGGMGGDYFALCLALEELARIDSSVAITLEAAVSLGIMPIYRFGTPAQQAQWLPKLISGEAVAGFGLTEPGTGSDAGGTQTRAVLDGDHWVINGSKAFITNSGTDITSLVTVTAVTGTRPDGGKEISTIIVPSGTPGFTVAPGYSKVGWCASDTHELTFEDCRVPAENLLGERGRGFAQFLRILDEGRIAIAALAVGLAQGCVDESIRYAKERHAFGQPIGNYQAIQFKIADMELKAHTARLAYYDAAARMLAGADFKRQAAIAKLHASTVAVDNAREATQIHGGYGFMNEFAVGRFWRDSKILEIGEGTSEVQRMIIARDLGL
- a CDS encoding GNAT family N-acetyltransferase, which produces MSISTHIKISLAEKPTLTGELVLLRPVEAADVPGLVELVSDPEVGRLTGSHASFNIEALEQWYATRADHDDRLDLAIVERATGGYVGEVVLNEFDVDNLSCSLRIALVGTRAFGRGFGSEAIRLILGHAFETVGLHRVSLEVYDFNPRARHVYEKIGFVHEGTRRQALRWEDAWVDAHDMAILAHEWAKHQGHPDRCG